A single region of the Nitrospirota bacterium genome encodes:
- a CDS encoding DUF1189 family protein yields MRNYTIIHPLFLSFFSRALYRDVARNWKGWGVAYLLLLLSLFWIPETLKIQKDLSAFLAGSAPHYVEQVPTITITNGQASTKETTPLFIYQRDGTTPFAIIDTTGTTSSLGNSPAVLLLTRTALIARNGLSETRTFDLAGIDELVVDKRTVYQWIEWLKAWLPLMLFPFALFFSFLFHLFQTFFAASIGALFARLFGVTLDFRTLVRLAAVSFTPAVLLQIAHVVLDISFPYKSLFSFLIALGYLYYAVGANSEAENAVEDLTA; encoded by the coding sequence ATGCGAAACTATACGATCATCCATCCGCTTTTCCTTTCCTTCTTCTCGCGCGCTCTCTATAGAGATGTAGCGAGGAACTGGAAGGGATGGGGTGTCGCCTATCTGCTGCTGCTCCTGTCCCTCTTCTGGATTCCGGAGACGCTGAAGATACAGAAGGACCTCTCGGCGTTTCTCGCCGGCTCTGCTCCCCACTACGTCGAGCAGGTTCCGACCATCACCATTACGAACGGCCAGGCCTCGACAAAGGAGACGACGCCTCTTTTCATTTACCAGCGGGACGGCACGACCCCCTTCGCGATTATCGATACGACGGGGACCACCTCCTCCCTCGGCAACTCGCCGGCGGTGCTTCTGCTGACCCGGACGGCCCTGATTGCGCGGAACGGACTCTCCGAGACGCGCACCTTCGACCTCGCCGGTATCGACGAGCTCGTTGTCGATAAGAGGACCGTCTACCAGTGGATCGAGTGGCTCAAGGCCTGGCTCCCGCTCATGCTGTTCCCCTTTGCGCTCTTCTTCTCTTTTCTCTTCCACCTCTTCCAGACCTTCTTCGCCGCCTCCATCGGCGCCCTCTTTGCGCGGCTCTTCGGGGTCACTCTCGATTTCAGGACCCTCGTCCGCCTCGCTGCGGTCTCGTTCACGCCGGCCGTGCTGCTCCAGATCGCGCATGTCGTACTCGATATCTCCTTTCCCTACAAGTCGCTCTTCTCCTTCCTTATCGCCCTCGGCTACCTCTACTATGCCGTAGGGGCGAATTCGGAAGCCGAGAACGCGGTCGAAGACCTCACCGCCTGA
- the dusB gene encoding tRNA dihydrouridine synthase DusB: MLSIGTVHLPSPLILAPMAGVSDLPFRLVARELGCGFAFTEMISMRSLVQGNRKTGAMLATRAGDQPLGVQLLGRDAELAPRALEALRDGNFALVDINAACPVGKVVSRGEGASLMKEPDALYKLLRAVVRYAAAPVTVKIRAGWDDRSINAREVALRAQDAGISGLLIHGRTRMQGYSGTVSYRVIAEVKEALSIPVIASGDALSPQLIKKLFDETGADGVAVARGALGNPWIFRQAAQFLCEGTPAPEPAGDELAAVMRRHLELCIAHCGEGAGTMVFRKLFAWYIKGRPLVRQLKQKAFHAQSAAEMRALIDSFLDRGEGAEPHLPLCSPRPLAA; the protein is encoded by the coding sequence ATGCTTTCGATCGGTACAGTGCATCTCCCCTCTCCGCTGATCCTTGCTCCCATGGCGGGAGTGAGCGACCTGCCCTTCAGGCTGGTTGCGCGGGAGCTCGGCTGCGGGTTCGCCTTTACCGAGATGATCAGCATGCGTTCCCTGGTCCAGGGAAACAGGAAGACCGGGGCCATGCTCGCGACCCGTGCCGGCGATCAGCCCCTCGGCGTGCAGCTCCTGGGCAGGGATGCCGAACTGGCGCCGCGGGCGCTCGAAGCGCTGCGAGACGGTAATTTTGCTCTTGTCGACATCAACGCGGCCTGCCCTGTCGGCAAAGTAGTCTCCCGGGGAGAGGGGGCGAGCCTAATGAAGGAGCCGGATGCGCTGTATAAACTGCTCAGGGCGGTGGTCCGCTATGCCGCGGCTCCGGTTACGGTCAAAATACGGGCAGGGTGGGACGACCGCTCGATCAATGCCCGTGAAGTCGCCCTCCGGGCGCAGGATGCGGGGATCAGCGGGCTGCTCATCCATGGGAGGACCAGGATGCAGGGGTACAGCGGTACGGTGAGCTATCGCGTCATCGCCGAAGTGAAAGAGGCGCTCTCGATACCGGTCATCGCGAGCGGCGATGCCCTTTCGCCGCAGCTGATCAAGAAGTTGTTCGACGAGACCGGCGCCGATGGCGTCGCCGTAGCCCGCGGGGCGCTCGGGAACCCCTGGATATTCCGGCAGGCGGCGCAGTTCCTCTGCGAGGGGACCCCTGCCCCGGAGCCGGCAGGGGACGAGCTTGCCGCGGTGATGCGCAGGCATCTTGAGCTATGCATCGCTCACTGCGGCGAGGGCGCCGGGACGATGGTATTCCGCAAACTCTTCGCCTGGTATATAAAGGGCCGTCCCCTGGTGAGGCAGCTCAAGCAAAAGGCCTTTCATGCGCAGTCGGCGGCTGAAATGCGCGCGCTCATCGACAGCTTTCTCGACCGGGGTGAAGGTGCGGAGCCGCACTTGCCGCTCTGTTCCCCGCGGCCGCTCGCTGCGTAA